A window of the Zeugodacus cucurbitae isolate PBARC_wt_2022May chromosome 4, idZeuCucr1.2, whole genome shotgun sequence genome harbors these coding sequences:
- the LOC105220433 gene encoding uncharacterized protein LOC105220433, protein MEKRGAYPPVQPAGQPTYGATEQTVHVVTVAAPSNSAQNFTPAVVHVEASVPPTVYAYNPQQPLQSIPPAEGWFERNRANKPQTNSAGAAMLVLVSGGMNIAWSCGFTNVQGFTEDTHIMICWYIAAIIGALVSAFITNRVSKRLIYLFSSFLVLIGGIFFVALAHEYGAIAVGRYLNGFAVGLMFVPMIVLIGEEVISSRRGMAAAILEAGSVTLGIYLQIVFTAAYAHKTTSFDNSFGTTQLHGIVVIVYAVLAFVMSYFLVVESPVQHLMENNELEAINCLRRLQRPFVVTQETYQRLEEHKRYIQANDPNGDKGIPALVKLCLIRGLVALSFSPVISGALLVASVGYTENFVTWPWILFGLFLWLGTYIAAFALDSVGRKVVLLIGALLCGILAIAIGAICNDLINIFSQSKMGSVLFMLFVLGLFASFFSSSSSAYLTEAFPLRMKPYYIALSFIVEMFVLLIIGVCKADQNTFGAYFITFGVFYLVFFIIGFFCLPETKQDSLQEAQRKFRNFLIRYASSSKFFSTSSCKLEISPDELDAMPLLPTIEDEGKQTWLRTLYRYRLQFQAMASASAIFFAGGLKLAWCVFEKPVSDSQALIATHLLTIAWFVGVAAGAIMAGAFVQRVSKNISQCTSGTLVLLGGLLFVCAPTSFAFVLSSCLLEGCAYGINQVQGLVTAGEVAHKDIRGLLVSSERVFLWLGICLQLLCTRLWFLYEPAEGYSLHVNQLHGSVVILVALCALACNTLYRFESPLLLQMQERDLAATYVMKRLQAANYPSIELTHRHEECKQMLGHDAGQTWMAVRRSNTPPLLKVLVLRCYGAIALSLPVSRTFVTASMTGLNCTINCVYLLSLCGVLGSILGALCVDKYGRRRIAVICLLLSGTCAFLMGGVLQYIYEQISLVLLTHLTFELVVYLMWCYQIFICAGVSMVSSVYMSEAFTVSVKACCLSVVVVCEQFLQIALALLVFYVDFNEPQFFFIIGVLGMLMGIMVLFILPETMKMSLYESLLKFNNVP, encoded by the exons ATGGAAAAACGTGGCGCTTATCCGCCTGTCCAGCCGGCTGGACAGCCAACTTATGGCGCAACGGAGCAAACAGTACACGTCGTTACAGTGGCTGCCCCATCGAATTCTGCGCAAAATTTTACACCCGCTGTTGTTCATGTTGAAGCCTCTGTCCCACCAACTGTGTATGCCTACAACCCGCAACAGCCGCTACAAAGTATACCGCCTGCGGAGGGTTGGTTCGAACGCAACCGAGCCAATAAGCCGCAAACGAACTCAGCTGGAGCAG CTATGCTCGTTTTGGTTTCGGGCGGCATGAACATCGCTTGGAGCTGTGGATTTACCAATGTGCAGGGCTTCACAGAGGATACGCATATTATGATATGCTGGTACATCGCTGCGATTATTGGAGCTTTAGTCTCAGCATTCATCACTAACCGCGTATCAAAGAGGCTCATTTAT CTATTTTCGTCCTTTTTGGTTCTGATCGGAGGCATATTCTTCGTAGCATTGGCTCATGAATACGGGGCCATTGCCGTCGGCCGCTACTTGAATGGCTTCGCTGTAGGGCTCATGTTCGTGCCAATGATAGTGTTGATCGGCGAAGAGGTGATCAGTAGTAGGCGCGGCATGGCCGCCGCAATTTTGGAGGCAGGCAGCGTTACTCTCGGAATTTACCTGCAAATTGTATTTACGGCTGCCTATGCTCATAAAACAACTTCATTCGACAACTCATTTGGAACCACACAACTGCATGGGATCGTCGTTATCGTTTATGCCGTTTTAGCGTTTGTTATGTCTTACTTCTTGGTGGTCGAATCCCCCGTTCAGCATTTGATGGAAAATAACGAGCTGGAGGCCATCAATTGCCTACGACGTCTCCAGCGTCCATTCGTGGTAACGCAGGAGACATATCAGCGTTTGGAGGAACATAAACGCTATATTCAAGCCAACGATCCGAACGGCGACAAAGGTATACCGGCACTAGTAAAACTTTGCTTAATTCGCGGGTTGGTTGCACTCTCATTCTCGCCAGTCATTTCTGGAGCACTTTTGGTGGCGTCCGTGGGTTATACAGAAAATTTCGTTACGTGGCCTTGGATACTATTTGGATTGTTTTTGTGGCTGGGCACCTATATTGCAGCCTTCGCTTTGGACTCGGTTGGACGCAAGGTAGTCCTGCTTATCGGCGCCCTTCTCTGCGGTATCTTGGCGATCGCCATCGGCGCCATTTGCAATGACTTAATCAACATCTTCTCTCAGTCGAAAATGGGATCTGTGCTATTTATGCTCTTCGTGCTCGGACTGTTTGCAAGCTTCTTCAGCAGTTCGTCTTCAGCATATTTGACTGAAGCATTTCCGCTGCGCATGAAGCCCTATTACATTGCTCTGTCCTTCATTGTGGAGATGTTCGTTTTACTCATTATCGGTGTATGCAAGGCGGATCAAAACACTTTCGGCGCCTACTTCATTACATTTGGTGTATTTTATTTGGTATTCTTTATTATAGGCTTTTTCTGTTTGCCCGAGACTAAGCAGGATTCACTGCAAGAAGCTCAaagaaaattcagaaattttttaatacgc TACGCGAGTAGTTCGAAGTTCTTTTCGACATCAAGCTGCAAATTAGAAATCAGCCCTGACGAGTTAGACGCGATGCCTCTGCTGCCTACCATCGAGGATGAGGGCAAACAAACGTGGCTGCGTACGCTTTACCGCTATCGCTTGCAATTCCAGGCAATGGCTTCAG CGTCTGCTATTTTCTTCGCTGGAGGCTTGAAGTTGGCTTGGTGTGTATTCGAGAAGCCTGTAAGCGATTCGCAAGCGCTTATAGCGACCCATCTACTGACGATCGCATGGTTTGTGGGCGTTGCTGCAGGAGCAATCATGGCGGGGGCATTCGTGCAACGCGTTAGCAAGAATATATCACAA TGCACCAGCGGCACGCTTGTCCTGCTTGGCGGCCTACTTTTCGTCTGCGCGCCCACCTCGTTTGCCTTCGTTCTGAGCAGTTGCCTATTGGAAGGCTGCGCTTATGGCATCAATCAAGTACAGGGCCTCGTGACAGCCGGGGAGGTGGCGCACAAAGACATTCGCGGTTTGTTGGTTTCCAGCGAGCGCGTCTTTCTTTGGCTGGGCATCTGTCTGCAGCTGCTTTGCACGCGATTGTGGTTCTTGTACGAGCCGGCAGAGGGCTATTCGCTGCACGTCAATCAATTACACGGCTCTGTGGTGATCTTGGTGGCACTGTGTGCGCTCGCGTGCAACACCCTCTACCGCTTCGAgtcgccgctgctgctgcagaTGCAAGAGCGCGACTTAGCAGCCACATATGTGATGAAACGGCTGCAAGCGGCCAACTATCCTAGCATTGAGTTGACACACAGGCATGAGGAATGCAAACAGATGCTGGGGCACGATGCGGGCCAGACATGGATGGCGGTGCGCAGGAGCAACACACCTCCGCTGCTCAAGGTGCTCGTGCTGCGCTGTTACGGAGCAATTGCGCTGTCGCTCCCCGTCAGTCGCACTTTCGTCACTGCAAGCATGACGGGCCTGAATTGTACCATCAACTGTGTTTATCTCTTGTCGCTTTGCGGTGTGCTCGGCAGCATTTTGGGCGCTTTGTGCGTGGACAAATATGGGCGGCGAAGGATCGCCGTTATTTGCCTACTCCTCTCTGGAACTTGCGCATTTCTCATGGGCGGTGTACTGCAGTATATCTACGAGCAAATTTCGTTGGTTTTACTGACCCACCTGACGTTCGAGTTGGTCGTCTACCTAATGTGGTGCTACCAGATTTTCATATGCGCCGGCGTTTCGATGGTCTCCAGTGTTTACATGTCAGAAGCGTTTACCGTTTCTGTGAAGGCATGCTGCTTGTCTGTGGTGGTGGTGTGCGAACAATTTCTCCAAATAGCGCTGGCTCTGCTGGTATTCTACGTGGACTTCAACGAACCGCAGTTCTTCTTCATCATAGGGGTATTGGGCATGCTCATGGGCATAATGGTCTTATTCATTCTGCCTGAAACCATGAAAATGTCGCTTTACGAAAGTCTTTTAAAGTTCAACAACGTTCCTTAA
- the LOC105212933 gene encoding facilitated trehalose transporter Tret1: protein MEYGDTYPYNQQTDHVVTMAVPSENAAQNCTPAVVHVKASVPPTGYAHSLQQPPQSVPPVEGWFARNRAIMPQMTSAGAAMLVLVSGGMNIAWSCGVTGVRSFRLERHIFICWYIAAIIGALVSAFITNRVSKRLIYLFSSFLVLIGGIFFVALAHEYGAIAVGRYLNGFAVGLMFVPMIVLIGEEVISSRRGMAAAILEAGSVTLGIYLQIVFTATYAHKTTSFDNSFGPTQLHGIVVIVNAVLAFVMSYFLVVESPVQHLMENNELEAINCLRRLQRPFVVTQETYQRLEEHKRYIQANDPNGDKGIPALVKLCLIRGLVALSFSSVITSAVRFATLRYTIKTVTWPSYTIKIDTWPWILFGLFLWLGSYIAAFALDLVGRKIVPLISALLCGILAIAIGAICKDLINNFSQSKVGSVLFMLFVLGLFASFFSSSSSAYLTEAFPLHMKPFYIALSFTVQMFVLLIIGVCKKDQNTFGAYFITFGVFYLVFFIIGFFCLPETKQDSLQEAQRKFRNFLIR, encoded by the exons atggAATATGGTGACACATATCCGTATAACCAGCAGACTGACCACGTCGTTACAATGGCTGTCCCATCGGAGAATGCTGCACAAAATTGTACACCCGCTGTTGTTCACGTTAAAGCCTCTGTCCCACCAACTGGGTATGCCCACAGCCTGCAACAGCCGCCACAAAGTGTACCGCCAGTGGAGGGTTGGTTCGCACGCAACCGAGCCATTATGCCGCAAATGACCTCAGCCGGAGCAG CTATGCTCGTTTTGGTTTCGGGCGGCATGAACATCGCTTGGAGCTGTGGAGTTACCGGTGTTCGGAGCTTCAGATTAGAAAGGCATATTTTCATATGCTGGTACATCGCTGCGATTATTGGAGCTTTAGTCTCAGCATTCATCACTAACCGCGTATCAAAGAGGCTCATTTAT CTATTTTCGTCCTTTTTGGTTCTGATCGGAGGCATATTCTTCGTAGCATTGGCTCATGAATACGGGGCCATTGCCGTCGGCCGCTACTTGAATGGCTTCGCTGTAGGGCTCATGTTCGTGCCAATGATAGTGTTGATCGGCGAAGAGGTGATCAGTAGTAGGCGCGGCATGGCCGCCGCAATTTTGGAGGCAGGCAGCGTTACTCTCGGAATTTACCTGCAAATTGTATTTACGGCTACCTATGCTCATAAAACAACTTCATTCGACAACTCATTTGGACCCACACAACTGCATGGCATCGTCGTTATCGTTAATGCAGTCTTAGCGTTTGTTATGTCTTACTTCTTGGTGGTCGAATCCCCCGTTCAGCATTTGATGGAAAATAACGAGCTGGAGGCCATCAATTGCCTGCGACGTCTGCAACGTCCATTCGTGGTAACGCAGGAGACATATCAGCGTTTGGAGGAACATAAACGCTATATTCAAGCCAACGATCCGAACGGCGACAAAGGTATACCGGCACTAGTAAAGCTTTGCTTAATACGTGGCCTGGTTGCGCTCTCATTCTCGTCGGTCATTACTAGCGCAGTTCGTTTTGCGACTTTGCGGTATACAATCAAAACCGTTACGTGGCCTTCGTATACAATCAAAATCGATACGTGGCCTTGGATACTATTTGGATTGTTTTTGTGGCTGGGCAGCTATATTGCAGCCTTCGCTTTGGACTTGGTTGGACGCAAGATAGTCCCTCTTATCAGCGCCCTTCTCTGCGGTATCTTGGCGATCGCCATCGGCGCCATTTGCAAAGATTTAATCAACAACTTCTCTCAGTCGAAAGTGGGATCTGTGTTATTTATGCTCTTCGTGCTCGGACTGTTTGCGAGCTTCTTCAGCAGTTCGTCTTCAGCATATTTGACTGAAGCATTTCCGCTGCACATGAAGCCCTTTTACATTGCTCTGTCCTTCACTGTGCAGATGTTCGTTTTACTCATTATCGGTGTATGCAAAAAGGATCAAAACACTTTCGGCGCCTACTTCATTACATTTGGTGTATTTTATTTGGTATTCTTTATTATAGGCTTTTTCTGTTTGCCCGAGACCAAGCAAGATTCACTGCAAGAAGCTCAaagaaaattcagaaattttttaatacgaTGA